One segment of Solanum lycopersicum chromosome 1, SLM_r2.1 DNA contains the following:
- the LOC138340475 gene encoding uncharacterized protein, whose amino-acid sequence MKGVMRFGKRGKLRPRYIGPFDVLKRVGDVAYELAFPPGLSGVHPVFHVSMLKRYHGDGKYIIRLDSVLLDENLSYEEEPVAILDREVRKLRSREIASIKVQWKNRLVEDSTWEKEAVMQERYPHLFTDSKNIGGVWP is encoded by the coding sequence atgaaaggggtgatgcggtttggtaaaagaggtaagctaagaccaaggtatattggtccatttgatgTTCTGAAGCGTGTGGGGGatgtagcttatgaattagcctttcccccaggactgtcaggagtacatccggtatttcatgtgtctatgttgaaaagataccatggggatgggaagtACATCATTCGTTTGGATTcggttctgcttgatgagaatttgtcttatgaggaggagcctgttgcgattttagatagagaagtccgcaagttgaggtcaagggagattgcatccatcaaggttcaatggaagaatcggctgGTTGAAGattccacttgggagaaggaggctgttatgcaagaaagatacccacacctgtttacagattcaa